In Castanea sativa cultivar Marrone di Chiusa Pesio chromosome 6, ASM4071231v1, a single window of DNA contains:
- the LOC142640376 gene encoding putative inactive purple acid phosphatase 29: MKMGGSNFFVEVVLLCLILFPIYGFAERPLRFGKGGSFKILQVADMHYGDGKTTPCEDVFSYQMATCSDLNTTAFIRRMILAEKPDLIVFTGDNIFGYDVTDAAKSLEASFAPAIASNIPWAAVLGNHDQESALSREGVMKHIVKLKNTVSLVNPVEVHVIDGFGNYNLEVGGVEGSSFENKSVLNLYFLDSGDYSTIPSIPGYGWIKPSQQFWFERTSKRLQRAYMAKPEAQKGPAPGIAYFHIPLPEFSSFDSTNFTGVKQEGISSASVNSGFFTTMVSAGDVKAVFTGHDHLNDFCGELTGIQLCYAGGFGYHAYGKAGWARRARVVVVNLEKMEKGGWGAVKSIKTWKRLDDQHLTAIDGQVLWSKSSAGTRRKKQIGGT; this comes from the exons atgaaaatgggtGGTTCAAATTTCTTCGTGGAGGTAGTTCTGCTGTGTCTCATTTTGTTTCCGATCTATGGCTTCGCTGAGAGGCCGCTACGGTTTGGGAAAGGTGGGAGCTTTAAGATACTGCAAGTGGCGGATATGCATTATGGGGATGGAAAGACCACGCCTTGTGAGGATGTGTTTTCGTACCAAATGGCTACTTGCTCTGACCTCAACACCACTGCCTTTATCCGACGCATGATTCTTGCTGAGAAACCCGATCTTATTGTTTTCACTG GGGATAATATCTTTGGGTACGATGTCACAGATGCAGCGAAGTCTTTGGAAGCTTCATTTGCACCAGCAATTGCATCCAACATCCCATGGGCTGCAGTTTTGGGAAACCATGATCAGGAATCTGCACTTTCTAGGGAAGGGGTAATGAAACATATAGTTAAGTTAAAGAACACAGTGTCTCTAGTTAATCCTGTGGAAGTCCATGTTATTGATGGTTTTGGAAACTATAACCTGGAAGTTGGTGGAGTTGAGGGCTCTAGCTTTGAAAACAAGTCAGTTCTTAATCTCTACTTCCTTGACAGTGGCGATTACTCCACCATTCCCTCCATCCCAGGCTACGGTTGGATCAAACCTTCTCAACAATTTTGGTTTGAACGCACTTCTAAACGGCTTCAG AGAGCGTACATGGCCAAGCCAGAGGCCCAAAAAGGACCTGCACCTGGGATTGCATACTTTCACATCCCTTTGCCAGAATTTTCAAGTTTTGACTCAACAAACTTCACTGGTGTGAAACAGGAAGGCATTAGCTCTGCTTCTGTGAACTCTGGCTTCTTCACAACCATGGTTTCTGCAGGAGATGTGAAGGCTGTTTTCACTGGCCATGATCACCTCAATGACTTCTGCGGTGAACTGACTGGAATACAACTCTGTTATGCTGGGGGATTTGGATACCATGCTTATGGGAAGGCTGGATGGGCAAGGAGAGCAAGAGTGGTGGTAGTGAACTTGGAGAAAATGGAAAAGGGTGGTTGGGGAGCAGTCAAGTCAATCAAGACATGGAAGCGCCTTGATGATCAGCATCTCACTGCTATTGATGGTCAGGTCCTCTGGAGCAAGAGTTCTGCTG GTACCCGTAGAAAGAAACAAATCGGTGGCACGTGA
- the LOC142638182 gene encoding pentatricopeptide repeat-containing protein At4g01570 encodes MRHGRSLLTKTTTTTTTNSLSKMGDLLLIASLTKTISESGTRNLDPSSIPLTQSLLLQILHSNALHPSNKIDFFIWCSSSLRHFYKHSACAYSHILRIACLGNEHHHIPTLLLSMKQDGVVADSATFKFLLDAFIRSGKIDFALQILDQMEELEVELGTTIFDPHMYNTVLVALLRKNQLGLALSIFFKLLEASASSVPGSIACNELLVTLRKANMRVEFKQVFDKLRDKNGFEFDTWGYNICIHAFGCWGDLVTSLGLFKEMKEKTSLGPDLCTYNSLIHVLCLVGKVKDALIVWEELKGSGHEPDKFTYRIMIQGCCKSYRIDDATRIFNEMQYNGFIPDTVVYSSLLDGMFKARKVTDACQLFEKMVQDGVRASCWTYNILIDGLFRNGRAEAAYTLFCDLKKKGQFVDGVTYSIVVLQLCREGLLEEALRLVEEMEGRGFVVDLVTITSLLIGLHKHGRWDWTERLMKHIRDGNLVPNVLKWKTDMEALMKNPQSKRKDYTPMFQSKGDFGEIMDLISSADNVVDANFVSDEPGISDEETSFSDIDQWSSSPYMDQLASQMKSADHSSQPYSPSRGQRVQPKGNGLFDIDMVNTFLSIFLAKGKLSLACKLFEIFSNMGVNPVSYTYNSIMSSFVKKGYFNEAWGVLNEMGEKVCPADIATYNVIIQGLGKMRRADLASAVLDKLLKDGGYLDIVMYNTLINALGKAGRIDEVNKLFEQMRASGINPDVVTFNTLIEVHSKAGRLKDAYKFLKMMLDAGCLPNHVTDTTLDFLGKEIEKLRYQKASIMRNKDDSS; translated from the coding sequence ATGCGCCATGGAAGATCTCTCCTcaccaaaacaacaacaacaacaacaacaaacagcCTATCCAAAATGGGAGACCTGCTTCTCATTGCCTCTCTCACCAAAACCATCTCGGAGTCTGGCACTCGCAACCTCGACCCTTCCTCCATTCCTCTCACCCAATCTCTCCTCCTCCAAATCCTCCACTCCAACGCCCTCCACCCTTCCAACAAAATCGACTTCTTCATTTGGTGTTCCTCTTCTCTCAGGCATTTTTACAAACACTCTGCGTGCGCTTACTCTCACATTCTCCGCATCGCTTGTCTCGGTAATGAACACCACCACATCCCCACTCTGTTACTCTCCATGAAGCAAGACGGCGTCGTTGCTGACTCCGCCACTTTCAAGTTCTTGCTCGACGCCTTTATTCGGTCCGGTAAGATCGACTTCGCTCTTCAGATTTTGGACCAAATGGAAGAGCTTGAAGTTGAGCTAGGCACCACGATTTTCGATCCCCACATGTATAACACCGTTCTCGTGGCTCTGCTTAGGAAAAACCAACTGGGTTTGGCTTTGTCCATCTTCTTTAAGCTTCTCGAAGCTTCGGCTTCTTCGGTCCCTGGCTCTATTGCCTGTAACGAATTGTTGGTCACTCTTAGGAAAGCAAATATGAGGGTGGAATTCAAACAAGTGTTTGATAAACTTAGGGACAAGAATGGGTTTGAGTTTGATACTTGGGGTTACAATATATGCATTCATGCATTTGGGTGTTGGGGTGATTTGGTTACCTCTTTAGGCCTATTCAAagaaatgaaggaaaagacATCACTGGGTCCAGACTTGTGCACTTATAATAGTTTGATTCATGTGCTGTGCTTGGTTGGGAAGGTGAAAGATGCACTAATTGTGTGGGAGGAATTGAAAGGGTCTGGTCATGAGCCCGATAAGTTTACGTATCGAATAATGATTCAAGGGTGCTGTAAATCTTATCGAATTGATGATGCCACCAGGATTTTTAATGAGATGCAGTATAATGGGTTTATCCCAGATACTGTTGTGTATAGTTCACTGCTTGATGGGATGTTCAAGGCAAGGAAGGTCACGGATGCCTGCCAACTGTTTGAGAAAATGGTTCAAGATGGGGTACGAGCCTCGTGTTGGacatataatattttgattgatGGGTTGTTTAGGAATGGGAGGGCTGAGGCTGCTTACACTCTGTTTTGTGACTTGAAGAAGAAGGGTCAGTTTGTGGATGGTGTTACTTACAGCATTGTTGTGTTGCAACTTTGTAGGGAGGGTCTGCTTGAGGAAGCACTGAGATTGGTGGAAGAAATGGAAGGCAGAGGATTTGTTGTTGATTTAGTTACTATTACGTCACTCTTGATAGGGCTTCATAAGCATGGGCGGTGGGATTGGACAGAGAGACTTATGAAGCATATTAGGGATGGTAATCTGGTTCCTAATGTTCTTAAATGGAAGACTGATATGGAGGCTTTGATGAAAAATCCACAGAGCAAGAGGAAGGATTATACACCGATGTTCCAATCTAAAGGTGACTTTGGTGAGATTATGGATTTAATAAGTTCTGCAGACAATGTGGTCGATGCGAACTTTGTTTCAGATGAACCTGGAATTAGTGATGAAGAGACTTCATTCAGTGACATTGATCAGTGGTCATCTTCCCCATATATGGATCAATTAGCCAGTCAAATGAAGTCTGCTGATCATTCCTCTCAACCATATTCACCATCTAGGGGGCAACGAGTCCAACCCAAAGGGAATGGCTTGTTTGATATTGATATGGTCAATACTTTCTTGTCTATATTCCTGGCCAAGGGAAAGTTGAGCTTAGCCTGCAAGTTGTTTGAAATTTTCAGTAATATGGGTGTCAACCCTGTGAGCTACACTTACAATTCTATTATGAGTTCATTTGTCAAGAAGGGATATTTTAATGAGGCATGGGGTGTCCTCAATGAAATGGGTGAGAAGGTTTGCCCGGCAGACATAGCGACATACAATGTGATAATACAAGGCTTGGGGAAGATGAGAAGAGCAGATCTAGCTAGTGCTGTTTTGGATAAACTACTTAAGGATGGTGGTTATCTTGACATAGTTATGTACAACACCCTGATTAATGCGCTTGGGAAGGCAGGCCGGATTGATGAAGTAAACAAGCTTTTTGAGCAGATGAGGGCTAGTGGAATAAATCCCGATGTTGTTACTTTTAACACACTTATTGAAGTTCATAGTAAGGCAGGTCGATTGAAGGAtgcatataaatttttaaaaatgatgctGGATGCAGGCTGCTTGCCAAACCATGTTACAGACACAACTTTGGATTTCCTGGGAAAGGAGATTGAGAAATTGAGGTACCAAAAGGCATCAATCATGCGAAACAAGGATGATTCTTCTTGA
- the LOC142640258 gene encoding uncharacterized protein LOC142640258 translates to MEVVGCEWLEKVIISNDKEKYFQVGAQLPPQEKEELMMFLRENIDMSFLVAIQGYHQIPLALDDQEKTAFVTPTRNYHYKVMPFDLKNAGATYQRMMTRMFEPQLGKFLGYVVTHRGIEVNLDQVKTEECALAFQQLKEYLSRPPVMSRPKEDEVLFAYIVVATYAINLVLVLVDSGVQGPVYYMSKLLHEAEICYLPLEKVILAVMHATYKLPHYFQSHTIVVLTQLPLKLLLQSVDYTRRIVKWGTILGAFDIKYMPRISVKGQVLADLVVEFAEPSVEEEEDKQNIDGKSIGMVSLQEPTSWKVYVDGASNQRGSGVKLVIVSPEMIVIDKSLRLSFLATNNEAEYEALLSRFKSFTLVQVLRSRNTHVDSLATLATSSTQSLPQVILVEDLYKPTEMKGDMVRVHQIKAGPSWMDFIVLFLREDILPEEKSEANKFDSKVFRRYCCDLGITNKYSILAYPQGNGQAVVVNKVIVNELKKRLDNTKEKWVEELLHVLWTYQATHCRSTRETPFSMTYRVKAVIPLETSFPTLRTSSFTPRNNDGVLERSLDLVEERRENAMVQLSYYQHKLKQGYDSNVRLRPLAPGDLILRKVFGIVRNPAWGKLWPNWEGSYHITLVVGIETYYLEDLD, encoded by the exons ATGGAGGTGGTAGGGTGTGAATGGTTAGAAAAGGTTATTATAAGTAATGATAAGGAGAAGTACTTTCAGGTCGGAGCTCAACTGCCTCCTCAGGAGAAGGAAGAGTTGATGATGTTTCTTAGGGAAAACATTGAT ATGAGTTTTCTGGTTGCCATCCAAGGATATCATCAGATACCCTTGGCTTtggatgatcaagagaaaacagcCTTCGTCACCCCTACAAGGAATTAtcactacaaagtgatgccttttgATTTAAAGAACGCAggagctacctatcaaaggatgatgaccaggatgtttgagccacaactAG GTAAATTTCTAGGTTATGTGGTCACTCATCGTGGAATTGAGGTCAATCTTGATCAGGTTAAG ACTGAGGAGTGTGCTTTGGCCTTTCAAcagcttaaggaatatctttctcggccacctgtTATGTCTAGGCCCAAGGAGgatgaggttttgtttgcttatattgTTGTGGCTACCTATGCCATTAATTTGGTGCTGGTACTGGTTGACAGTGGTGTGCAGGGGCCAGTTTACTACATGAGCAAGTTGTTGCACGAGGCAGAAATCTGTTACCTACCATTGGAAAAGGTCATTTTAGCAGTGATGCATGCTACATATAAACTCCCCCACTACTTCCAGTCCCATACAATTGTTGTCTTAACCCAACTTCCGCTCAAATTATTACTTCAGAGTGTTGACTACACTAGAAGGATTGTTAAATGGGGTACAATcttaggggcttttgatattaagtaCATGCCTCGCATCTCTGTTAAGGGTCAAGTCCTAGCAGACCTAGTGGTCGAGTTTGCTGAACCTtctgtagaagaagaagaagacaagcaGAACATAGATGGAAAATCAATTGGCATGGTCTCCTTGCAAGAGCCTACATCCTGgaaggtgtatgttgatggtgcatcaaatcaaagaggatcaggAGTGAAGCTAGTTATAGTTTCTCCCGAGATGATCGTTATTGATAAATCCTTAAGGTTAAGTTTCTTGGCCACaaataatgaagctgagtatgaggcCCTATTG TCAAGGTTTAAGTCTTTCACCTTAGTGCAAGTCCTTAGAAGCAGAAATACCCATGTTGATTCTCTGGCCACCCTCGCAACATCCTCGACGCAGAGCTTACCTCAGGTCATCCTTGTTGAAGACTTGTACAAGCCTACTGAGATGAAAGGTGACATGGTCCGAGTTCATCAGATCAAGgcgggacctagttggatggacttCATAGTGCTATTCCTTAGGGAAGATATCTTGCCTGAGGAGAAGTCCGAAGCGAACAAG tttgatagcaaggTCTTTAGGAGATATTGCTGTGATCTGGGCATTACGAACAAGTATTCCATCCTAGCTTATCCGCAGGGGAACGGACAGGCTGTGGTTGTCAATAAAGTAATAGTGAACGagcttaagaagaggttggataatacaaaggaaaaatgggtGGAAGAGTTGCTGCACGTCCTTTGGACATATCAGGCTACACATTGTAGATCCACAAGGgagacacccttttcaatgacttataGGGTCAAGGCTGTGATTCCCCTCGAGACCAGTTTCCCAacactaaggacgagttctttcacTCCGAGAAACAATGATGGAGTGTTAGAAAGGAGcttggatttggttgaagaaCGGAGGGAAAACGCTATGGTTCAATTATCATATTATCAGCACAAGCTTAAACAAGGATATGACTCAAACGTGAGGTTAAGGCCATTAGCGCCAGGGGATTTGATATTAAGAAAGGTTTTTGGTATTGTAAGGaatccagcatggggaaaattatggcccaactgggaagggtCATATCACATCACCTTGGTAGTTGGGATAGAGAcatattatcttgaagatctagattAA
- the LOC142641527 gene encoding WAT1-related protein At3g30340-like codes for MNCSREWKPVVVMLAVSFALAVVNLFLKKVLNEGMNQLIIVTYRQSIAAIFLAPIAYFWERKSRPELTARILFQFFLSALIGVTFTQYFFLLGLQYTSTTFACAFLNMVPVNTFLLALPFGLEKVNLKSKGGRAKVLGTLVCISGALLLTLYKGMPLSNTHSQASIHITNHGMLIPATRERWAIGSIFLVAGSLTWSSWFLIQARIGKSYPCQYSSTAILNFFGAIQSCILSLIIKRSLAMWFLKGSLEILSVVYAGMVGSGLCYVAMSWCLKQRGPVFTSAFTPFIQIFVAIFDFSVLHAQMYLGSILGSILVISGMYVLLWGKSSEGAECAMQGQAAEEDPKCSPVLPVTNQPKGVLD; via the exons ATGAACTGCTCTAGAGAATGGAAGCCTGTAGTTGTCATGTTAGCTGTTAGTTTTGCACTGGCTGTGGTGAATTTGTTTCTTAAGAAGGTTCTTAATGAAGGAATGAaccaattaattattgttacATACAGACAGTCAATTGCTGCTATTTTCTTGGCGCCCATTGCCTACTTCTGGGAAAG GAAAAGCAGACCAGAACTTACAGCTCgcatattatttcaatttttcttaagTGCTCTAATCGG AGTAACATTCACGCAATACTTCTTTCTTCTTGGACTCCAATATACATCTACCACATTCGCCTGTGCTTTCCTGAACATGGTGCCTGTAAACACATTTCTGTTGGCACTTCCATTTGg TCTAGAGAAAGTAAACTTGAAAAGCAAGGGAGGGAGGGCTAAGGTGTTAGGTACTCTGGTATGCATCAGTGGTGCTTTGTTATTAACCCTTTACAAAGGAATGCCCTTAAGCAACACTCATTCACAAGCCTCAATTCACATAACAAACCATGGCATGTTGATTCCGGCTACAAGAGAGAGGTGGGCCATTGGTTCAATATTTTTGGTTGCAGGCAGCCTTACGTGGTCTTCATGGTTCCTTATACAAGCAAGGATTGGCAAAAGCTATCCATGCCAATATTCAAGCACCGCAATTTTGAACTTCTTTGGTGCCATTCAGTCATGCATCTTGAGTTTGATCATCAAGAGGAGCCTTGCCATGTGGTTTTTGAAAGGGAGTTTAGAGATACTGAGTGTCGTGTATGCT GGGATGGTGGGATCAGGCTTGTGCTATGTGGCAATGTCATGGTGTCTCAAACAAAGAGGTCCAGTCTTCACATCAGCATTTACTCCCTTCATACAGATATTTGTAGCCATCTTTGATTTCTCTGTCTTGCATGCACAAATGTACCTTGGAAG TATCTTGGGATCTATCCTAGTTATAAGTGGCATGTATGTTCTTCTATGGGGTAAAAGCAGTGAGGGAGCAGAATGTGCGATGCAAGGCCAAGCAGCTGAAGAAGATCCAAAATGTAGTCCAGTGTTACCTGTCACAAATCAACCCAAAGGTGTCCTTGACTAG